In the genome of Brachionichthys hirsutus isolate HB-005 unplaced genomic scaffold, CSIRO-AGI_Bhir_v1 contig_1006, whole genome shotgun sequence, one region contains:
- the LOC137915375 gene encoding claudin-4-like, with protein sequence MGRLGKEVAGQVISFVGFVGVAVTCGIPLWRVTTFVGANIVTGQTIWDGLWMNCVMQSTGQMQCSLNESVMRLSNDLQAARALVIISLIFSFVGFIISFIGAKCTGCLKNEASRAKVMIIAGCLILISAILVLIPVCWSAAVSIMDFQNPLTIETQRREIGASIYIGWGSTAILLIGGIILTTSCPPQRPTYGYPAYPPAPLYPYAGPTYGPVYAPPSSQPYTGTGSYVPGKPYAGPASYSGRYP encoded by the coding sequence ATGGGGAGACTTGGCAAGGAGGTGGCAGGTCAGGTCATCAGTTTTGTAGGTTTTGTCGGTGTGGCGGTGACCTGTGGAATTCCCTTGTGGAGAGTGACCACCTTTGTTGGGGCAAACATCGTAACAGGGCAGACTATTTGGGACGGCCTGTGGATGAACTGTGtgatgcaaagtactggacagaTGCAGTGCAGTCTCAACGAGTCGGTCATGAGACTTTCTAATGATCTGCAAGCTGCCCGAGCCTTGGTCatcatctccctcatcttctcTTTTGTCGGCTTCATTATCAGTTTTATTGGAGCCAAGTGCACCGGCTGCCTGAAGAACGAGGCATCAAGGGCCAAAGTGATGATCATAGCTGGATGCCTCATCCTTATTTCGGCTATCCTGGTGCTCATCCCCGTCTGCTGGTCTGCAGCCGTCTCGATCATGGACTTCCAGAACCCCTTGACCATTGAGACTCAGAGGAGGGAAATTGGGGCCTCTATCTACATTGGCTGGGGCTCGACTGCAATCCTTCTGATTGGTGGGATTATCCTTACCACATCCTGCCCTCCTCAAAGACCCACGTATGGATACCCAGCCTACCCACCAGCTCCACTGTATCCTTACGCAGGCCCAACATATGGGCCCGTGTATGCTCCCCCATCCAGCCAACCATACACGGGGACTGGATCATACGTGCCCGGCAAACCATATGCAGGACCGGCTTCATACTCTGGACGGTACCCGTAA
- the LOC137915378 gene encoding claudin-4-like has product MALQELGISLSMMGVAGTILICALPMWKVTAFIGTQLVVMQVFWEGLWMTCVSEYTGQMQCKLYDALLDLSPDLQAARGLICISLVLGCLGFLVFLLGARCTNCLGHPRIKARLVLSSGATFCLAALTTMVAVSWTANSIIRDFHNPFVPEVLKRELGAAIYIGFVISGLLFCGGGILCTTCPPQRSRFPSTGYTLTKTPPHSGYAIKNYV; this is encoded by the coding sequence ATGGCTCTGCAGGAGTTGGGTATCAGCCTGTCCATGATGGGCGTTGCTGGGACCATCCTGATATGTGCTCTACCCATGTGGAAGGTGACAGCCTTCATCGGCACCCAGCTGGTGGTCATGCAGGTTTTCTGGGAAGGTCTATGGATGACTTGTGTCAGCGAGTACACAGGTCAGATGCAGTGTAAGCTTTATGACGCCCTGCTGGACTTGTCACCAGACCTCCAGGCAGCTCGAGGCCTAATCTGCATCAGCTTGGTGTTGGGATGTTTGGgtttcctcgtcttcctcctgggAGCAAGATGCACTAACTGCCTCGGCCACCCAAGGATCAAGGCTCGTTTGGTGTTGAGCTCTGGGGCCACCTTCTGCCTGGCGGCCCTCACCACCATGGTTGCAGTTTCCTGGACAGCAAATTCCATCATCAGGGACTTCCACAATCCCTTTGTCCCCGAGGTGCTCAAGAGAGAGCTAGGAGCAGCCATATATATAGGCTTTGTGATATCAGGGCTTCTGttctgtggggggggcattctgTGCACTACCTGCCCACCACAGAGGTCCAGGTTCCCCAGCACTGGGTACACACTGACCAAGACCCCCCCACACAGTGGCTATGCCATCAAGAACTATGTATGA
- the LOC137915380 gene encoding claudin-9-like yields the protein MGWQLELAVLGLAVTGWLCAILTRCLALWKVSGTVDNTTASLPAYWDGVWLDWDHWDLAHDGSLHCSFYQSLMSLSGSFRTWRALITAAIGVGAFATVTGAVGTVWFPIRKQFKVLSGSLYALSAILVLIPTAWTCHLTSQPLQGAVFLRRAWGPALYLGWISFSLMLVCGVFLTTRCPTFGRQAERPEGSRYPNPGEEANHPLSRINRTVFTNSQYEHRSEPI from the coding sequence ATGGGGTGGCAGCTGGAGCTCGCTGTCCTTGGTCTGGCCGTCACAGGGTGGCTTTGTGCCATTCTGACACGCTGCCTAGCTCTGTGGAAGGTAAGCGGCACTGTGGACAACACAACGGCTTCTCTGCCTGCCTACTGGGATGGGGTGTGGCTGGACTGGGATCACTGGGACTTGGCCCATGACGGTAGCCTGCACTGCTCCTTCTACCAGTCTCTAATGTCTCTTTCTGGAAGCTTTCGGACATGGAGGGCCCTCATTACAGCAGCTATTGGAGTTGGGGCTTTTGCCACAGTGACAGGCGCAGTAGGGACCGTGTGGTTCCCGATACGAAAGCAATTCAAAGTGCTTTCTGGTTCTTTGTATGCTTTGTCTGCAATCCTCGTGCTGATCCCCACAGCTTGGACGTGTCATCTCACCAGCCAGCCACTTCAGGGTGCTGTGTTTCTGAGGAGAGCCTGGGGCCCTGCGCTGTACCTCGGATGGATCTCCTTTTCTTTGATGCTGGTGTGTGGCGTGTTCCTCACCACCAGATGCCCCACTTTTGGAAGGCAGGCGGAGCGCCCTGAGGGAAGCAGGTATCCTAACCCAGGGGAGGAGGCTAACCACCCACTCAGTAGGATCAACAGAACTGTCTTCACAAACAGCCAGTATGAACACAGATCAGAGCCTATCTGA
- the LOC137915374 gene encoding S-adenosyl-L-methionine-dependent tRNA 4-demethylwyosine synthase TYW1-like — protein MFSVFIITLLCTYSESTSDTKVLQNGHSPRENHLTFIWHNRLYLYSAAALVFGVWFFVKLHLKKKSLSKDVSSLVYKAADNNGRDAVVHVSGVKIFYGSQTGTAKGFAKELSEEVETLGIAAEVIDMKDYDPDDRLADECAIRSVCVFLVASYTDGQPTENAEWFCKWLEEASTDFRYGKTYLRGLRYAVFGLGNSVYTGHYNTVGKNVDKWLWMLSGMRIMTRGEGDCNVVKSHNGSIQADFQAWKVKFLIRLQALAKDEQNNCTGICKSEGSCKNKRKDGVEEEERDLQNNNAEEDLMESSSDGESELQDEKNSGSVFDVEDLGNIINSAKKAKSKEEVGADGQVLKLSKLNGFKKSEDEGQRREMITPALRQALTKQGYKLIGSHSGVKLCRWTKSMLRGRGGCYKHTFYGIESHRCMETTPSLACANKCVFCWRHHTNPVGTEWRWKMDPAEKILQDALDNHQSMIRQFRGVPGVQPKRYEEGLAARHCALSLVGEPIMYPEINTFLRLLHSRHISSFLVTNAQFPQELRTLVPVTQLYVSVDASTKDSLKRIDRPLFKDFWQRFLDSLRALGEKRQRTVYRLTLVKAWNVEEMQAYSELIALGQPDFVEVKGVTYCGESSASSLTMANVPWHQEVVAFVQQLAEMLPQYEIACEHEHSNCLLIAHTKFKVDGEWWTWIDYERFQQLVKVYEESGGQQSFSSLDYIAKTPSWAVFGAHEQGFDPADTRFQRRNKTKDISGC, from the exons ATGTTCAGCGTCTTTATAATTACTTTACTTTGCACATACAGCGAATCTACATCGGATACTAAAG TCTTGCAGAATGGGCACAGTCCAAGAGAGAACCACCTCACGTTCATATGGCACAACAGGCTGTACCTGTATTCGGCTGCTGCACTTGTCTTCGGAGTTTGGTTCTTTGTGAAGTTGCATCTTAAAAAG AAAAGCTTGTCCAAAGATGTCAGCTCTCTGGTCTACAAAGCTGCAGACAACAACGGCAGAGATGCAGTAGTTCACGTGTCAGGAGTTAAAATATTCTATGGCTCTCAAACTGGAACAGCAAAG GGCTTTGCAAAAGAATTGTCAGAGGAAGTGGAGACTTTGGGGATAGCAGCGGAGGTGATTGACATGAAAGACTACGATCCCGATGATCGGCTTGCTGATGAG TGCGCCAtcaggtcagtgtgtgtgttcctcgTGGCCAGCTACACTGATGGGCAGCCCACAGAGAACGCTGAATGGTTCTGTAAGTGGTTGGAGGAGGCATCCACTGACTTCAGATATGGGAAGACCTACCTCAGAGGCCTCAGATATGCAGTCTTTGGCCTCGGTAACTCTGTCTATACTGGCCACTACAACACA GTGGGTAAAAACGTAGACAAGTGGCTTTGGATGCTGAGCGGCATGAGAATCATGACCAGAGGAGAAGGCGACTGCAATGTGGTGAAGAGCCATAATGGCAGCATCCAGGCAGACTTCCAGGCCTGGAAGGTCAAGTTCCTGATACGCCTTCAGGCTCTGGCCAAGGATGAGCAGAACAACTGCACTGGGATCTGTAAGTCGGAAGGATCCTGTAAGAACAAGAGGAAAGacggggtggaggaggaggagagagatcTGCAGAATAACAACGCTGAG GAGGATCTGATGGAGTCCAGCAGTGACGGAGAGTCTGAGCTGCAAGATGAGAAAAACTCGGGCTCAGTGTTTGATGTCGAGGATCTAGGCAACATCATAAACAGTGCTAAGAAAGCAAAG AGCAAAGAGGAGGTTGGGGCAGATGGCCAGGTGCTGAAGCTGTCCAAGTTGAACGGTTTCAAGAAGTCTGAAGATGAGGGGCAAAGACGAGAGATGATCACCCCTGCCCTGAGACAAGCACTGACAAAGCAAG GGTACAAACTAATTGGAAGTCACTCTGGAGTAAAGCTTTGTCGATGGACCAAG TCCATGTtgcgagggagaggaggatgcTACAAGCACACCTTCTATGGTATTGAGTCCCACCGATGCATGGAGACGACCCCCAGCCTCGCCTGTGCTAATAAGTGTGTCTTCTGCTGGAG ACATCACACCAACCCAGTGGGGACAGAGTGGCGCTGGAAGATGGATCCTGCTGAAAAAATCCTTCAGGATGCCTTGGACAATCACCAGAGCATGATTCGACAGTTCAGAG GTGTCCCTGGAGTTCAACCCAAGAGGTACGAGGAGGGTTTGGCAGCCAGGCATTGTGCCCTCTCTCTGGTTGGCGAGCCCATCATGTACCCTGAAATCAACACTTTCCTTCGCCTCCTCCACTCCCGCCACATCTCCAGTTTCCTCGTCACCAATGCGCAGTTCCCACAGGAACTCAG GACCTTGGTGCCAGTCACTCAGCTATATGTTAGTGTGGATGCCAGCACCAAAGACAGTCTGAAGAGGATTGACCGGCCACTTTTCAAGGACTTCTGGCAACGCTTCTTGGACAGCCTCAGGGCCCTTGGAGAAAAG aGACAAAGGACGGTGTACAGACTGACGCTGGTCAAGGCCTGGAATGTGGAGGAGATGCAGGCGTATTCGGAGCTTATTGCTTTGGGCCAGCCGGACTTCGTTGAGGTCAAG GGAGTGACGTACTGTGGGGAAAGCTCTGCCAGCAGTCTCACCATGGCTAACGTGCCCTGGCACCAGGAGGTGGTCGCCTTCGTCCAACAGCTGGCTGAGATGTTGCCTCAGTATGAGATCGCCTGCGAACACGAGCACTCCAACTGTTTGCTCATTGCTCACACCAAG TTCAAGGTAGACGGTGAGTGGTGGACATGGATCGATTACGAGCGTTTCCAGCAGCTGGTCAAGGTTTACGAGGAGAGTGGGGGGCAGCAGAGCTTCTCTTCTTTGGACTACATAGCAAAGACCCCCAGCTGGGCTGTCTTCGGCGCTCATGAGCAAGGCTTTGACCCGGCTGACACGCGCTTCCAACGACGCAACAAAACCAAAGACATCTCAGGATGCTGA
- the LOC137915372 gene encoding ribosome maturation protein SBDS-like translates to MSIFTPTNQIRLTNVAVVRTKRGGKRFEIACYKNKVMSWRSGAEKDLDEVLQTHSVFVNVSKGQAAKKEDLTKAFETDDQTEICKQILAKGELQVSDKERQSQLETMFRDIATIVAEKCVNPSTKRPYTVSLIERSMRDIHYSVKASKNTKMQALDVIRQLKDTIEIQRAHMRLRLVLPGKDAKRVKEKLKPFLEIVENEDFDEMLEMVCLVDPGYFRQIDELIRCETKGRGSLDVLSLKDVEEGDMKL, encoded by the exons ATGTCTATATTTACACCAACAAATCAAATACGGTTGACAAATGTGGCCGTGGTGCGGAcgaagagaggagggaagaggttTGAAATCGCCTGTTACAAGAATAAAGTCATGAGCTGGAGATCAGGAGC TGAGAAAGACCTGGATGAGGTTTTACAGACGCACTCGGTCTTCGTTAATGTGTCCAAAGGCCAGGCGGCGAAGAAGGAAGACTTGACCAAGGCATTTGAAACAGATGATCAAACAGAAATCTGTAAACAG ATCCTCGCCAAAGGAGAGCTCCAAGTATCAGACAAAGAAAGACAGTCTCAGCTGGAGACAATGTTCAGGGATATTGCAACAATTGTGGCTGAGAAGTGTGTCAACCCGAGCACCAAGAGGCCGTATACAGTCAGTCTCATTGAGCGGTCAATGAGGGACATCCACTACTCTGTCAAGGCCAGTAAGAACACTAAAATGCAG GCTCTGGATGTGATCCGCCAGCTGAAGGACACCATTGAGATCCAGAGAGCCCACATGAGGCTGCGATTGGTCTTGCCAGGCAAGGATGCCAAGAGGGTGAAGGAGAAACTGAAACCATTTCTGGAGATTGTGGAGAATGAAGACTTTGATGAGATGCTAGAAATG gtgtGTCTGGTTGATCCTGGCTACTTCAGGCAGATTGATGAGCTGATCCGCTGCGAGACTAAAGGCCGGGGTTCTCTGGATGTTCTGAGTCTGAAGGATGTTGAAGAGGGAGATATGAAATTATAA
- the LOC137915370 gene encoding claudin-4-like, whose product MVSQGRQMLGFVLAIIGSLGTIIVCALPMWRVSAFIGANIVTAQVIWEGLWMNCVMQSTGQMQCKIYDSLLALPQDLQAARALVVIAIIVSALGVLLGIAGGKCTNFVEDKTAKSKVAIAAGIVFICAGVLVLVPVCWSANTTIRDFYNPITTSGQRRELGTMASMGLQMAGCVLALFGWIGVLIACGAPMWKVTAFIGSNIVTSQTVWEGIWMSCVVQSTGQMQCKVYDSMLALSADLQGARALMVVSIITGIAGIIVAFIGGKCTNFIPGKMAKARTTVAAGVILIISGVLCFIPVFWTASMIIRNFYNPLVIDGQKRELGASLYIGWGAAALLILGGGLLCANCPPKEDEAPSVKYLLNNSGGNDSVRTLTPTKTYI is encoded by the exons ATGGTTTCGCAAGGACGGCAGATGCTTGGCTTTGTCCTGGCGATCATCGGTAGCCTGGGAACCATTATTGTGTGTGCCCTGCCAATGTGGAGGGTCTCGGCCTTCATTGGAGCCAACATTGTGACGGCGCAGGTCATCTGGGAAGGCTTGTGGATGAACTGTGTGATGCAGAGCACAGGCCAGATGCAGTGCAAGATCTATGATTCTCTGCTGGCTCTACCCCAGGACCTTCAGGCTGCCAGAGCTCTTGTGGTCATCGCCATCATTGTTTCTGCCCTTGGGGTCCTTCTGGGTATTGCGGGAGGCAAATGCACCAACTTCGTGGAGGATAAAACTGCCAAATCCAAGGTGGCCATTGCAGCCGGAATTGTCTTCATATGTGCTGGAGTTCTTGTCCTCGTACCCGTCTGCTGGTCTGCCAACACCACTATCAGGGATTTCTACAACCCCATCACAACCTCTGGCCAGAGGAGAGAGCTGGGG acgatGGCTTCCATGGGGTTGCAGATGGCGGGCTGTGTTCTGGCCCTTTTCGGTTGGATCGGCGTGCTCATTGCCTGCGGTGCTCCCATGTGGAAGGTCACTGCCTTCATTGGCAGCAATATAGTGACATCCCAGACCGTGTGGGAGGGCATCTGGATGAGCTGCGTGGTCCAGAGCACAGGTCAGATGCAATGCAAAGTGTATGACTCCATGCTGGCTCTGAGCGCCGACCTCCAGGGGGCACGAGCATTGATGGTCGTTTCCATCATAACAGGCATCGCGGGAATCATCGTAGCTTTCATCGGCGGAAAGTGCACCAACTTTATTCCAGGGAAGATGGCCAAGGCAAGGACGACCGTGGCAGCCGGTGTGATACTGATTATAAGCGGAGTCCTCTGCTTTATCCCCGTTTTCTGGACTGCCAGTATGATCATAAGGAACTTCTACAATCCTCTCGTGATAGACGGTCAGAAAAGAGAGCTCGGAGCCTCTCTTTACATCGGCTGGGGGGCTGCGGCACTGCTGATCTTGGGAGGAGGGCTTCTGTGTGCCAACTGTCCCCCCAAAGAGGACGAGGCCCCCTCTGTGAAGTACCTGCTGAATAATTCTGGAGGAAATGATTCAGTCCGAACTTTGACACCAACAAAGACATATATTTGA